One window from the genome of Elaeis guineensis isolate ETL-2024a chromosome 5, EG11, whole genome shotgun sequence encodes:
- the LOC105045191 gene encoding pectinesterase inhibitor 10, with product MATQPLPLLLLFVTISSLPASSTAATNAHYLEAACNVTQHRALCMHSLASFSHSAAWKQKNPCWWARAAVTVTLAEAKHLGRFLAKVKHGGRMRGGRAGALADCIECFGDAVEELHSSLGELRRLEKGTFECQMSNVETWVSAALTNQDGCLDGFGGYKGKEVGEVKAKVLNATYFTSNALALVNNLASSGGFS from the coding sequence ATGGCCACCCAacccctccccctcctcctcctcttcgtcACCATCTCATCTCTCCCCGCCTCCTCAACTGCCGCCACCAACGCCCACTACCTCGAGGCTGCATGCAACGTGACGCAGCACCGCGCCCTCTGCATGCACTCTCTCGCATCCTTCTCCCACTCAGCAGCCTGGAAGCAGAAGAACCCATGCTGGTGGGCGCGAGCGGCGGTCACCGTCACGCTGGCCGAGGCCAAGCACCTCGGCCGCTTCCTCGCAAAGGTGAAGCATGGCGGAAGGATGCGAGGGGGGAGGGCCGGCGCGCTGGCGGACTGCATCGAGTGCTTCGGGGATGCAGTGGAGGAGCTCCATAGCTCTCTCGGGGAGCTCCGCCGGCTGGAGAAGGGGACGTTCGAGTGCCAGATGAGTAACGTGGAGACGTGGGTCAGCGCCGCGCTCACCAACCAGGATGGCTGCCTTGATGGGTTTGGCGGGTACAAGGGGAAGGAGGTGGGGGAGGTGAAGGCTAAGGTCCTGAACGCTACGTATTTCACCAGCAATGCCTTGGCTCTGGTTAATAATCTGGCGTCTTCTGGAGGGTTTAGCTAA